The following proteins are co-located in the Chaetodon auriga isolate fChaAug3 chromosome 23, fChaAug3.hap1, whole genome shotgun sequence genome:
- the LOC143316050 gene encoding zona pellucida sperm-binding protein 3-like yields the protein MGFREVLLLGFVFLLSGGNLCAATQNWFNSSTNETLNQTPQEEVTSVLQLPRSPQRTDHQSNHAEHGDPVRSPVSYRLKSYQLRNPAVGKQKPLRPLVEQMQTVQNPQRSEAGQLTSEQLEPRETAPAQELIQGPDLNPPVKQESKVQATFEPRVPVPAVSLAVRCGEAEIIVEVKRNFLGNGQLIRPSDLTLGGCAALDVADHILQFQTDLQGCGGTLTMTEEALIYSFSLMYSPTPIGNTVILKTNPAEVVIECHYRRRHYVSSAAVRPTWKPFASNMLAEQPLHFSLRLMTESWQSQRPSSVYFLSDVMHIEAAVLQGHHVPLRVYVDSCVATVNPDPGSQPRYPFINNHGCLSDAKLTGAKSYFMQRSQEDKLHFQLKAFRFHQDQRNSLYITCRLKATAVSVPIDSQHKACSFLTEANRWVASGGDNKVCSCCETSCSEQRRQRRHAADADLEWEGTAALGPILLEENIQEEERSELHPVTKAASDSSIALLCGVGAALAVALLMFMGANISSRLHKRTGHAVCT from the exons ATGGGGTTCAGGGAGGTGCTTTTGTTAGGGtttgtgtttctcctctcaggtggAAATCTTTGTGCTGCCACACAAAACTGGTTTAACTCTAGCACCAATGAGACTCTAAACCAAACCCCACAAGAAGAAGTGACATCAGTCCTGCAGCTGCCGAGATCCCCTCAGAGGACAGACCACCAGTCAAACCACGCGGAGCACGGCGATCCGGTCCGTTCTCCCGTCAGCTACCGGCTCAAGAGCTACCAGCTCAGGAACCCAGCTGTCGGCAAACAAAAGCCGCTCCGGCCTCTTGTGGAGCAGATGCAAACAGTTCAAAACCCGCAGAGATCCGAGGCCGGACAGCTGACCTCAGAGCAGCTGGAGCCGAGGGAAACTGCCCCAGCTCAAGAGCTGATTCAAGGCCCAGATCTGAACCCACCTGTCAAGCAGGAATCAAAG GTGCAGGCGACGTTCGAGCCGCGGGTGCCCGTGCCAGCCGTCAGCTTGGCAGTGCGCTGCGGCGAAGCAGAGATCATCGTAGAGGTTAAAAGGAACTTCTTAG GCAACGGCCAGTTGATCCGTCCAAGTGATCTGACCTTAGGAGGCTGCGCTGCGCTAGACGTGGCTGACCACATCCTGCAGTTTCAGACGGACCTGCAGGGCTGCGGCGGCACGTTGACG atgACTGAAGAAGCCCTCATCTACTCCTTTTCTCTGATGTACTCTCCAACACCCATTGGCAACACCGTCATTTTAAAGACCAACCCTGCTGAGGTGGTAATTGAATGCCACTATCGAAG GAGGCATTATGTGAGCAGCGCCGCTGTGAGGCCTACCTGGAAGCCGTTCGCCTCCAACATGTTAGCAGAACAGCCGCTGCACTTCTCCCTGCGCCTCATGACAG AGAGCTGGCAGTCGCAGAGACCTTCTAGCGTTTACTTCCTGAGTGACGTGATGCACATCGAGGCGGCGGTCCTCCAGGGTCACCATGTTCCACTGAGGGTCTATGTGGACAGCTGTGTGGCCACCGTGAACCCAGACCCCGGCTCTCAACCCAGATACCCCTTCATCAACAACCACGG GTGTTTAAGTGATGCTAAGCTGACAGGAGCCAAGTCTTACTTCATGCAGAGGAGCCAGGAGGATAAACTTCACTTCCAGCTGAAAGCCTTCAGGTTCCACCAGGATCAGAGGAATTCA CTCTACATCACATGTCGCCTGAAAGCAACAGCGGTCTCGGTTCCCATCGACTCGCAGCACAAAGCGTGTTCGTTCTTGACTGAGGCGAACAG ATGGGTGGCATCAGGTGGAGACAACAAGGTGTGTAGCTGCTGTGAGACCAGCTGCAGTGAGCAGAGACGACAAAGAAGGCATGCAGCAGATGCTG ATCTGGAGTGGGAGGGGACAGCCGCTCTGGGCCCGatcctgctggaggagaacatccAGGAAGAGGAGCGGTCTGAGCTTCATCCAGTGACCAAAGCAG cctctgaTTCATCCATAGCCTTGCTGTGTGGGGTGGGTGCAGCGCTGGCTGTGGCGTTGCTGATGTTCATGGGTGCAAACATTTCCAGCAGACTACACAAACGCACCGGACACGCTGTCTGTACCTGA